TATAGATAAGTGGACACGTTGTTCACATCGGAATATATAAAGCAAAGCGTGGGTAAAGGGGCTGGCCATTGTCCACCAACTACCACCAGGGCGGCACTCTGCCATTTTTCCAACAAACGTGCTTTTGCGTGTTCGAAAAAAATATAACTTGAACTGAAACTTTGAAGATCAAAGTGGTATACCGATGGGACACTTATTTTCTGCTAAAATTTATTTCCCCTGACGAGAGTCTGAACCAGGAATGTACCGTATTGTTCACTATAAGACGAATAAGTGCGAGATGAATAAAGAGCACTAGTAGGCCGAGTTGTTCAAGAAAGACTGTGTTCTCTTGGAGAAAATCGCAAACCGATAGACACCTTATCAATGTTAATGTATGTTGCAGGGGGGGTTGCACAATGGGTTTCCGCAATGTAATTACGGATCAGATGGAGCTAGTGGATAGCTAAAGGGACTTTATATTTGACGGGAGAGGGTTGAGGTCCACGAGTATTGCTCTCTCAACGAGCTCGAGGTTAGAGTGAATACTAGCTGGTTCAGGACGGGATTTCGACGACTCTATGTCTATGCACTTTATATGATTCTACTAGCAATTTGTTTCAATGGTCATCTTTTGTCATAATGCATGCTACAGACCGTATGCGTAGACTTACTATTTTGTCATTGAGAGTGGCCACTTGACGAACATAAATCAATTCACTCGAGTCTGGTTCTAAAAGAGCATCGGCGCTGCTTTGGTTGCTAAAAGCTACAAGATCGAACACGAGGATTCAGAGTTGTATCTAGATAGCAAACACGTCATTCCTGCAGCTGAGCATGATAAATAATCCTGTGCGGAACCAGTAGCTACCACCTGTCACCTACTACAGGCGATACGACTTTCAACAAGCCCCCGCATCAGTTTTAAATGAGCACACTTGGGGCGCTCTGGCGCTATTTAGAACTCCATTCAGTGCTTGAGGACGACCTCGAGTCACTAATGGGACAAATTTCTTCGAATAATACCTTCAGTTTTAATGAAAACATCAAACCTGGAACATATCGTATTATTCATAGCGAATCTGGAAAAACTCTGCAAATTAGTGATAACGACGAGCAAGCGCTGATTACGTGCCGTCGTCGAAACAGCGACTCAAATCGCCCTGGAACAAAGAAAGATCATGTAAGAATCACTCCTGTACTTTATCTGGTGATATGAATCAAACCATTAAATTACCCTGCCAGTGGTTTCTCCAGCGTTCAGGGGGCGGTTATATTTTCAAGAACTGTTTACATGGGACATACATGAGCATAGCTCTAGGGTCAGGTTTCCCCTACGATATACGTGCAACTCCATACCCAGCCACTTGGGTCATATATTCAGAGGAGGGGCCTAGTCCTCAGTAAGTAAAATAGGAATTTCTTAATCTATCATACGACTTAGCTTCAACGAACAGCTGTGTGATAACGACCGATCAAACTGCCTCGACGGTACTCTACACGCATTCAAAATCCAAAAGTTCTGAAGAAGACGATGTGGTGAGTCGATTGAACTAGGGGAGTTGATTTCAGCTCGACTTCTGACCAGCCTGTGCATCAGAAATCTGGAAAGCTTTACCTAGCCCCGCGTCTAGATGGTGATGAGAAGTTGTGGAAGCTTGAGCGTATTGGGTAAGGAGACTCATAACTGGATTCATATTCCACAGCTAATGTTTAAGTTATGCCGTGGATGCATAGAAACGCCACAGGACAAACCGATGTTGCCGAGCAAGCAAGCCAGTTAGCCCAGCAACTCGAGGAAGCCAAGTCCAAACTGAGTCAGGCGGATAAGAGACACTCTAAAAATGCGTCGGAGCTAGACCAGCTTCGAACTCAAGTAAGAGAAGCAGATATAGAGACCGGCCAAGCCAAGTTGGAGCTACACCAAACGCAAGATGAGCTTTCTAAGAGGGAAACGCAATTCATAGGCTTGAAGAAAGAACTTATCACCAAAGAAGAAGCACTAGTCGCAAAGGATAAAGAGCTCGTTATAAACCAGAAGAAGCTTGCAGGCGTCCAAAAAACGGTCGATGAGATGGAGTTGAAACTAGCTGAGGCCCTCCAACGATTAGAGGAGAATGAGGAGGAAATATCGCAAAAACGCAAGGAGCTGTACGAGAAGAACCGCATTATACTGGAGAAAGAGCAGTTGTTACACACTGAGGGTGTACTTGAAAGGGCGAAAGCGGATGATGCGGTGAAACTCAGACAGGATGAGGACCCACTCGAGGAAACAACACCGGAGTTGCGCGGTGGGAGTACCAATAGTGCAGCACAGTTAAACGGAATGGACCAATTATCGGAATCGGGTTCTGTGTTCGGTGCAGGGCTTGTTTCCAGTGCAGGATCTGTGTTTAGTATTGAGTCTGTGTTCGGCGGGGAGTCTATATTCAGCGAGGCATCGTTTAATAAGGGAAGAGCAAAGTTCGTACCTGCTGGTGCCCCAACTGGAGTAGATCAGAAACTAGCTAGCTTGGGTTGGGATTTTGACGACTGATTTACCTGATGATATCTTTGTAGCAAATACACGCTGTACCTCATAACTATTGATGCAGGAGAATACTAAAGAGTGTAAATCATTTAGTAGCACGAGTCTCCATGTGCAAGTCTCCTTGTCACAGGTCAACGGAACACCAATGAATTCTCAATTTCCGCTCAATCCTGGGGCAAGAATCTCATCATTCAAACTGTGGTACGTCAGATTCTACTCGACGGGGCGTTGAGCCAACTCGGCATATAACTAATCTTGGTGTTCACGTGATCGTGGCACGGCGCGTACCTCGCCGAGTTTTGCGCACCTGGCAGCCTCGTGGCAGAGTGGTTCGGCATCGCATCTCCCCTCTACCTCCACCGAGAATCATCCAATCCACACAAGGTGTTACTACACGATCATTATAGCTGTTGTTTGGTTTTGTTACTAATAAAATGATTTAGATAGACTATGGGACAGAAGCCATCTCATCACGCGCCAGACCTAGATATCAAACTCGGCACTTACTTTATTATTCACGACTGCAGTGGAAAGGCTATTCAAATCGACAGCCAAAATTATCAAAAAATCACGGTATGGGATCGCCATGCAGGAGACAACCAACAAGTATGCACACCTCTCGTCGATCCTATACTTTGTGAGCGCGCTAAGCCGAAACTGAGCCTTGACACGAAATAGTGGTATATTCAGCAATCTGGGAAAGGCTATATGTTCAAGAATAAACAGCATGGATATTATCTTGGCATGTCTCTCTCGGACGATTCTCCATTTCCGGTCTGCGCGACTCCTTACCCGTGCAGCTGGGTTGTAATGAAGCAGGATCAATTAGCAATTGGGGACGGGTGCCCGTAAGTAATTTAGTGTatatcttcttcttcctcgaaCCCTGGCTTAAATGCAGCATCGATCGGATTTTGAATTCAGCCGGATCGTTGCGTGCGACGAGATCAAATCAAGAGTCTTGTCCCTTGATTCCGGAGTGCTGAGCATCGGTGAAAATGGGGACAAGGTCTGTTATTCCAAAACACTAATTATCAGGATCACTCAAGAGGTTTTTGAACAGGTTCGCGCCACCCGCTATTATGCAAGTGCCGATGAAAGCTGGCGACTCGAGCGCTTAAGGTGGGTTGTTATTCCCCAAATATGCATCCACACGCCAACCCTCCTTCTGTGAAGCGACGAAACAGGAGAGGAACTACCAAAGCAGTATCAAATTGAACGAGCGCAGTTGCAACGCGACTTGGCAGAAAAGGTGCAAGAGTTGTTACGAAAAGATCGCAAGTTGGCGCGACGAGGAGAAGAACTCGCTCGAAAAGACGCGGATATCACGATGCTGAAGGCTGACCTACATACAAAAGA
The nucleotide sequence above comes from Rhizoctonia solani chromosome 3, complete sequence. Encoded proteins:
- a CDS encoding ricin-type beta-trefoil lectin domain protein — encoded protein: MSIALGSGFPYDIRATPYPATWVIYSEEGPSPHCVITTDQTASTVLYTHSKSKSSEEDDVKSGKLYLAPRLDGDEKLWKLERIGNATGQTDVAEQASQLAQQLEEAKSKLSQADKRHSKNASELDQLRTQVREADIETGQAKLELHQTQDELSKRETQFIGLKKELITKEEALVAKDKELVINQKKLAGVQKTVDEMELKLAEALQRLEENEEEISQKRKELYEKNRIILEKEQLLHTEGVLERAKADDAVKLRQDEDPLEETTPELRGGSTNSAAQLNGMDQLSESGSVFGAGLVSSAGSVFSIESVFGGESIFSEASFNKGRAKFVPAGAPTGVDQKLASLGWDFDD
- a CDS encoding TKL IRAK kinase codes for the protein MSLSDDSPFPVCATPYPCSWVVMKQDQLAIGDGCPRIVACDEIKSRVLSLDSGVLSIGENGDKVRATRYYASADESWRLERLSDETGEELPKQYQIERAQLQRDLAEKVQELLRKDRKLARRGEELARKDADITMLKADLHTKDRGIRSRDQEIVTKQQELARKEQELAMKDREILAKMEEIAELKSLKPRKSIIQRLLRMEAEVRSKSGRSRTSSVAPPISVSYGSEFDFRSEQLELRSQYSEDDQEDPVLDDSEMAALYARAEKLENRLSKASTII